The following DNA comes from Streptomyces sp. NBC_00690.
ATCCATGGGGCGCACGGATATCTCATCGGCGAGTTCCTGTCGCCCCACAGCAACCAACGTCAGGACGCCTACGGCGGCTCATTCGAGAATCGGGTCCGATTCGGTCTGGAGGTCGTGGACGCCGTGCGGGCGGTCTGGCCGGACAGGTTGCCGCTGTTCTTCCGTATCTCCGCCACGGACTGGCTGGAGGAAGCCGGCTGGACGCAGGACGATACGGTGCGTTTCGCGGCTCTACTGAAGGAGCACGGCGTCGATCTGCTCGATGTGTCGAGCGGTGGGAACGCGCCTCGGGTCCGCATCCCCACGGGCCCGGGCTATCAGGTGCCGTTCGCCGCACGGGTCCGCGCCGAGACGGGTCTGGCGGTGGCCGCGGTCGGGATGATCACGGAACCCGCCCAGGCGGAGAAGATCGTCGCCCACGGGGAGGCGGATGCGGTCCTGCTCGGGCGGGAGTTGCTGCGCAACCCTTCCTGGGCACGGGGTGCGGCCCGGGCTCTGGGCGGTGAGGTGCCAGTTCCACCCCAGTACCTCCGCTCGGTCTGAGCCGCGCGGCCCGCTCCGGCGAAGGGTGCGGAAGGACTCGGGGCCGGGGCGCCCTGCCCTGTCCAGGCGGTGGGCTGCCCGGACGATCAGCCCGCCGCCCCGCCTTCCCACGCGGCCTGAACTGGGCAAACAATCGGCCGCAGCGCCACTGTCAGTGGGCGGGTGCAGACTGGCCCTAGGTCGTG
Coding sequences within:
- a CDS encoding NADH:flavin oxidoreductase/NADH oxidase, yielding MSTLFQPYTLRSLTIPNRVWMAPMCQYSAEMAGPNMGAATDWHFAHYAARAAGGTGLILVEATAVSPEGRISPGDLGIWNTTQVESLRRITDFLKEQGTVPGIQLAHAGRKASTDLPWRGGDPVDPEAHGWQPVAPSPVPFDEGHPVPTELTVEQIHAVTAQFVAAARNALAAGFEVAEIHGAHGYLIGEFLSPHSNQRQDAYGGSFENRVRFGLEVVDAVRAVWPDRLPLFFRISATDWLEEAGWTQDDTVRFAALLKEHGVDLLDVSSGGNAPRVRIPTGPGYQVPFAARVRAETGLAVAAVGMITEPAQAEKIVAHGEADAVLLGRELLRNPSWARGAARALGGEVPVPPQYLRSV